The proteins below come from a single Rickettsia typhi str. Wilmington genomic window:
- a CDS encoding outer membrane protein assembly factor BamD yields MKLTKLLSAFLVIGLILSGCKSKKNSNDIVVPIATLYNEGIILLDKKKYKKAAEEFGKIFYQHPGNEMTPQAELMQAYALFLAAQYEEAVDILDMFINLHPANVDIAYAYYLKALSYYMLISDVNHDQSRTFLSKDSFEDVITKFPNTKYAIDASLKIDLVNDHLAGKEMMIGRFYLKKKNPIAAINRFEEVIDNYQTTYHSVEALYRLVESYMMLGLHDEAKKYASVLGYNYPDSKWYSYAYRLVKNYQN; encoded by the coding sequence ATGAAATTAACAAAATTATTGAGCGCCTTTTTAGTTATAGGATTAATTTTAAGTGGATGTAAAAGTAAAAAAAACAGTAATGATATAGTAGTACCTATCGCTACTCTTTATAATGAAGGTATTATATTACTGGACAAGAAAAAATATAAAAAAGCAGCGGAAGAATTTGGAAAAATATTTTATCAACATCCAGGTAATGAAATGACACCGCAAGCAGAATTAATGCAGGCTTATGCTTTATTCCTTGCCGCTCAATATGAAGAAGCAGTGGACATACTTGATATGTTCATTAATTTGCATCCCGCAAACGTAGATATTGCTTATGCATATTATCTTAAAGCGCTGTCATATTACATGTTAATTTCAGATGTTAATCATGATCAATCTAGAACTTTTTTATCTAAGGATAGTTTTGAAGATGTAATAACAAAATTCCCAAATACTAAATATGCTATCGATGCATCTTTAAAAATTGACTTAGTAAATGATCATTTAGCAGGTAAAGAAATGATGATAGGACGCTTTTACCTAAAGAAAAAGAACCCGATAGCAGCGATAAATAGATTTGAAGAGGTAATTGATAATTATCAAACTACTTATCACTCTGTAGAAGCTCTTTACCGTTTAGTCGAAAGCTATATGATGCTTGGCTTGCATGATGAAGCAAAAAAATATGCTTCAGTTTTAGGTTACAACTATCCTGATAGTAAATGGTATAGTTATGCATACAGATTAGTCAAAAACTATCAAAATTAA